Part of the Cellulomonas hominis genome, CGTAGTGGTCGCCCGCGCGGTACAGGTCCATCGGCATGGACGCCGCCGCCCGCTGCGAGCCGAGCACCTGGCCCATGAGCCGGTCCATCTCCTGGAACGGGTCGAAACGCGTAGCCACAGCCCGTCACCTCCCTCGAGGTCCCGGCCGCTCCGGGACCGTGGTCTGCTCCGGTGCGGCGGCCCCGCACCGGAAGGGCTACGAGACATGTTCTAGCACTCTCGGGTGTCGAGTGCTAACGGTCGTCCAGGGCGTTCGCCGAGAGCAGAACGCGCTGGTCAGCGTGGGTCCGGCAGGCGGTCGCCGGTCTCCGTCGCGGCCGCCAGGGCCGACACGATCCGCACGTCCGCGTCCAGCCACGGCACCGTCAGCCACTCCCCGCGGGGCAGCCACAGCAGGGCGTCGTGCTCGACCAGCGGCTCCGGCTCGCCCTCCGCGACGGCGGCCAGCCAGAGCCGCATCACGTACCGGTCGCTCAGCCGCCAGCACCCGTCGTCGGGCCCGGGGAGCTCCGTCCCGAGCGTCAGCCCGACGCCGAGCTCCTCCCGGATCTCCCGGTGCAGCGCCGCCTCCGGGTCCTCGCCCGGCTCGACCTTCCCGCCGGGGAACTCCCACCGGCCCGCCAGGCTCACGGGCTGCCGCCGGCGGGCGGCCAGCAGGGCGGTCGGGGCGTCGAGGTCGTCGACCAGCGCCGCGGCGACGACGAGGACGGGCGGGGTCATGCGGGAAGTCTGCCAGCGCCACGACCCGGCCCGCCTCCGCGCCCGGGGACCGGTCCCGCCGAGTGGAGGGTTTGAACGCGACACGCCGGGCGTGTCGTGCGCGAACCCTCCACTCGAAGGCGTCGGGCCGGGACGGGCCGCGCCGGTCAGCCCTGTCGCAGCTCGTTCTGCAGCTCCTGCTGCGCCTGCTCCAGGGCCTCGCGGGCCGGCACGCCGCCCTCGTAGATCTCGGCCAGCGTGACCGTGCCGAACCGGCTGTTCACCGGGGGCAGGTCGGGGCTGCTGAACGAGTCGAAGTGCCCGATGCCGTCCTTGACCTCGTTCAGCACGTCGAACAGGTTCGTCGTGAAGTACTGGTTGAACGCGTTGTCGGGGTTCTTGGTCACGGCGTCGTCGTCCCAGACGGACATGTTGACCGGGTCGAAGCCGAGGATCTCCCAGACGGCGACGTTCGCCTCCGGGGACAGCTTGGCGAAGGCGAGCCACTCCGCCGCCAGGTCCTTCACCGGCGAGCTCGCCGACACCGCCGTGCCCGTGCCGCCGCCGCCGATGGTCGCCGTGTCCGATCCGGCGACGACGGGCGCGGGCGCGATCGCGATCTTCCCCGCCAGGTCGGGCATGTAGTCGACGAACCGCGACGTGTACCAGGCCGGGTAGACGATGGCCGCGAAGTCGCCCCGTCCGATCGCGCCGTAGGCCTCCTCGTCGTCCGGGCTCGAGCCGGGGATCGGCGAGATCGCCCCGGACTCGACCATGTCCTGCATCATCTCCATGGACGACACCACCTCCGCGCTGTCGACCTGGACGGTGCCGTCCTCCGCGAACAGCGAACCGCCGTTCTGGGCGATCACCAGCGGCTCCACGAAGAAGACGTCGGTGTTGGCCGTGCCGAACGCCTTGCCCGTCGCGGCGCTGTACTCGGCCCCGGCCGCGGCGAAGTCGTCCCAGGTCTCGATCGTCGTGTAGTCGATGCCGGCGGCCTCGAGGAGCTCGGTGTTGTAGAAGGTCACGAACGCGCCCACGTGCGTCGGGTAGCCGTAGAGCGCGTCGTCGCGGCTGTACAGCTCGAGGCGCGCCTCCACGATGTCGTCGCGGTACGGCTCCGCCGCCTGCGACAGGTCCATCAGCGGCGGGTTGTCGCCCCGCACGAAGTTCGCGAACTTGGTGACCTCGATGTCGGCGAGATCCGGCATCCCCGCCCCGGAGTTCGCGGCCAGCTGCAGCTTGTTGTGCATGTCCTGGTACGGGTAGACCGTGAGCTCGAGGTCGATCTGCCGGTCGGGGTTGAGCTCGTTCCAGCGGTCGGCCATCTGCTCGTACAGCGCACCGTGCAGCTCGCCGAAGATCCACATCTCCATCGGGGTCGACCCGTCGGCGTTCACCGTCGGCTCCTGCTGCGCGCCGCCGCTCGAGCACGCCAGGGTCGCGGAGAGCACCATCGCGGCCACGACCACGGACGCCGTCGTCCTGCTTCTGGACATTTCTTTGTCTCCTTCTTGTACGTGCGCGGGTCAGCCCTTGACGGCGCCCGCGGTCATTCCCTCGACGAAGAACCGCTGGAACGTGAGGAAGAGGATGAGGATCGGGACGAGGGAGAAGAACGACCCGACGAGGAGCAGCCCGTAGTTGTTCGCGTACGGGGTGATCAGCGTGTTCAGGCCGATCGGCAGCGTGAACTTCTCCGACGAGCGCAGGACGAGCAGCGGCCAGAGCAGGTTGTTCCAGCACATCATCCCGTTGAGGATGGCCATCGCCGCGATGGCCGGCCGGGCGATCGGCAGCACCAGGCGGAAGAAGATGCCGAACTCGGTGACGCCGTCGACGCGGCCCGCCTCGAGGATCTCCTTCGGCACTCCCAGGAAGTACTGGCGGAAGAAGAAGATGGTCACCGCCGCCGCGAGGAACGGGATCACGATCACCGTGTAGGTGTCCGCCAGCCCCATCTCGTTGACCTGGACGTACAGCGGGAGCATGACCATCTCGAACGGGACGGCCATGATCGCCAGCACCGCGATGAACAACGGCGTGCGCCCCCGGAACTCGTACATGGCGAACCCGTAGGCGACGAAGGAGCTGACCAGCAGCGTGCCGGCGACCTGGACGGTGGTGAGGACCAGGGAGTTGGCGAACCACCGGAAGTACGGGCCGGAGTCGGTGAAGAGCATGGTCCAGTTGTCCAGGCTCAGCGTCGAGGTGTC contains:
- a CDS encoding carbohydrate ABC transporter permease, which encodes MTALTGRRRTGTPPSSRSDGQEPGTRRVLSVGQSVVLVAIALTALVPLAAIFIATFQDGADVMRGGVSLGVDTSTLSLDNWTMLFTDSGPYFRWFANSLVLTTVQVAGTLLVSSFVAYGFAMYEFRGRTPLFIAVLAIMAVPFEMVMLPLYVQVNEMGLADTYTVIVIPFLAAAVTIFFFRQYFLGVPKEILEAGRVDGVTEFGIFFRLVLPIARPAIAAMAILNGMMCWNNLLWPLLVLRSSEKFTLPIGLNTLITPYANNYGLLLVGSFFSLVPILILFLTFQRFFVEGMTAGAVKG
- a CDS encoding ABC transporter substrate-binding protein, with the translated sequence MSRSRTTASVVVAAMVLSATLACSSGGAQQEPTVNADGSTPMEMWIFGELHGALYEQMADRWNELNPDRQIDLELTVYPYQDMHNKLQLAANSGAGMPDLADIEVTKFANFVRGDNPPLMDLSQAAEPYRDDIVEARLELYSRDDALYGYPTHVGAFVTFYNTELLEAAGIDYTTIETWDDFAAAGAEYSAATGKAFGTANTDVFFVEPLVIAQNGGSLFAEDGTVQVDSAEVVSSMEMMQDMVESGAISPIPGSSPDDEEAYGAIGRGDFAAIVYPAWYTSRFVDYMPDLAGKIAIAPAPVVAGSDTATIGGGGTGTAVSASSPVKDLAAEWLAFAKLSPEANVAVWEILGFDPVNMSVWDDDAVTKNPDNAFNQYFTTNLFDVLNEVKDGIGHFDSFSSPDLPPVNSRFGTVTLAEIYEGGVPAREALEQAQQELQNELRQG
- a CDS encoding (deoxy)nucleoside triphosphate pyrophosphohydrolase — encoded protein: MTPPVLVVAAALVDDLDAPTALLAARRRQPVSLAGRWEFPGGKVEPGEDPEAALHREIREELGVGLTLGTELPGPDDGCWRLSDRYVMRLWLAAVAEGEPEPLVEHDALLWLPRGEWLTVPWLDADVRIVSALAAATETGDRLPDPR